The Methanoculleus thermophilus genome includes a window with the following:
- a CDS encoding helix-hairpin-helix domain-containing protein: MRQMMGQKKEITNREIADRLSTMARLLEIAGEDRHKVQAYERAARRIEHLSFPAAGCSEEELTRIPGIGVRIAGQIREIAVTGTFAELETLRTAIPGSLIELLGVAGVGPRTLHLLWKRLGIETIDDLERAAKARRLRTLPGFGAKKEETIAKGARQFRRRPDTMTRPQVEAVLANLRAFLPEGEYTVTGSYRRGAATIDEIEVVTIADKAAVAESLATIDGAHLNLRFTDPARYGTALLCSTGSANFLEKLADVARKKGYRLTPDGLSSISDGRVHTFASEEEVFSFLGMAPIPPELREDRGEIELAQRLTLPDLVDIHDVRGDLHAHTVASDGRQSLEEVAEAGDTRGYEYIVITDHSSRVRPETLLKQRDAIDKINQRHTCQLLLGSEVDIRSDGTLGYPNRILADLDLVIASIHSGFGQNQDIVTRRVLSAMENEHVDIIGHPTGRLLGKRPAYAVDLFRVIDHAAETGTALEINASPHRLDLEDIYIWHAKKKGVKLAVGTDAHRTGEFENMRYGIALARRGWCAPNDILNTLPLSSLQEWLS, from the coding sequence ATGAGACAGATGATGGGCCAGAAGAAGGAGATCACAAACAGGGAGATTGCCGATCGGCTTTCAACCATGGCCCGCCTGCTCGAGATCGCAGGAGAGGACCGACACAAGGTCCAGGCCTATGAGCGGGCGGCACGCCGGATCGAGCACCTCTCCTTCCCGGCCGCCGGATGCAGCGAGGAGGAACTCACTCGCATCCCGGGCATCGGGGTCCGGATAGCCGGCCAGATCCGCGAGATTGCGGTGACCGGAACATTTGCGGAACTCGAGACCTTGCGGACCGCCATCCCGGGTTCGCTCATCGAACTCCTTGGCGTTGCCGGCGTTGGACCACGAACCCTGCATCTCCTCTGGAAGAGGCTTGGCATCGAGACGATCGACGACCTGGAGCGGGCGGCAAAGGCGCGCCGGCTCCGTACGCTTCCCGGGTTTGGGGCAAAGAAGGAGGAAACAATTGCAAAAGGGGCTCGGCAATTCCGCCGGAGACCTGATACGATGACCCGCCCGCAGGTCGAGGCAGTTCTTGCAAACCTCAGAGCGTTCCTCCCGGAGGGAGAGTATACGGTTACCGGGAGTTACCGGCGGGGCGCCGCCACGATCGACGAGATCGAGGTCGTCACCATCGCCGATAAGGCAGCAGTTGCGGAAAGCCTTGCTACCATCGATGGGGCGCATCTGAATCTTCGGTTCACCGATCCGGCGAGATACGGCACCGCGCTCCTCTGCTCCACCGGGTCGGCCAACTTCCTGGAGAAACTTGCGGATGTGGCGCGCAAGAAGGGATACCGGCTCACTCCCGACGGTCTTTCGAGCATATCGGACGGGCGGGTGCATACGTTTGCGAGCGAAGAAGAGGTCTTCTCGTTTCTCGGGATGGCGCCCATCCCGCCCGAACTGCGTGAGGACCGCGGCGAGATAGAACTTGCCCAGAGACTCACCCTCCCAGATCTGGTTGATATCCATGATGTGCGGGGTGATCTCCATGCCCACACCGTCGCGAGCGACGGTCGCCAGTCGCTTGAGGAGGTAGCCGAGGCAGGGGATACCCGGGGCTACGAGTATATTGTGATCACCGACCACTCATCGAGAGTGAGACCAGAGACTCTTCTCAAGCAGCGGGACGCGATCGATAAGATCAACCAGCGGCACACCTGCCAGCTCCTTCTCGGGAGTGAAGTAGATATCAGGAGCGACGGCACGCTTGGGTATCCGAATAGAATTCTTGCGGACCTCGACCTGGTTATTGCAAGTATTCACTCAGGGTTCGGCCAGAACCAGGACATTGTGACCCGCCGGGTTCTTTCCGCAATGGAGAACGAGCACGTGGATATCATAGGACATCCGACGGGCCGCCTTCTCGGAAAGAGACCGGCCTATGCGGTCGATCTCTTCCGGGTGATAGACCATGCAGCGGAAACAGGGACGGCACTCGAGATCAATGCATCCCCTCACCGGCTCGATCTTGAGGATATTTATATCTGGCACGCGAAGAAGAAGGGAGTGAAGTTGGCAGTAGGGACCGACGCTCACCGTACCGGTGAGTTTGAAAATATGCGCTACGGGATTGCACTGGCACGCCGGGGCTGGTGCGCCCCGAACGATATTCTGAATACTCTACCCCTATCCAGTCTACAGGAGTGGCTCTCGTGA
- a CDS encoding undecaprenyl diphosphate synthase family protein, producing MIYRLYEKILLRDLQKLPEQICFMITGQDMLDAPENIFRATEWSRELGIRSVMFHISTDAPASLERCLPRIRAISSIARLTLYYLDKKEVSGEGMDVTVAIGKSGREEIADCIRRMAKDGIDPEAVDEDLLESYLTYKYEPDLVIKTGGDHLTDFLIWQSVYSELFFLDVNWALLRKVDFLRALRDFQSRARRFGR from the coding sequence GTGATCTATCGGCTCTACGAGAAGATCCTCCTTCGCGATCTCCAAAAACTCCCGGAACAGATCTGTTTCATGATCACCGGGCAGGATATGCTCGATGCCCCCGAGAATATCTTCCGTGCCACCGAATGGTCCCGCGAACTCGGAATTAGGAGCGTCATGTTCCACATCAGTACCGACGCTCCGGCCAGCCTTGAGCGGTGCCTACCACGTATTCGCGCAATTTCCTCGATTGCGCGACTGACCCTCTATTACCTGGACAAAAAGGAGGTCAGCGGTGAGGGAATGGACGTGACGGTAGCGATCGGGAAGAGCGGACGGGAGGAGATCGCCGACTGTATCAGGAGGATGGCCAAGGACGGTATCGATCCTGAGGCGGTCGACGAAGACCTGCTTGAGTCCTACCTCACGTACAAGTATGAGCCGGACCTCGTCATCAAGACCGGCGGGGACCACCTGACCGATTTTCTCATCTGGCAGTCGGTCTACTCCGAACTCTTCTTCCTCGACGTCAACTGGGCCCTGCTTCGAAAGGTGGACTTCCTCAGGGCGCTTAGGGATTTTCAGTCACGTGCACGCCGGTTTGGACGATAA
- the uppS gene encoding polyprenyl diphosphate synthase translates to MLRSRIEPLYERYLRWQVKHIPRHIAVIQDGNRRYAREQGLDSSFGHRLGADTTEHVLDWACELGVRHITLYTFSTENFRRDKRELAELFALFREKFLAILTDKRVHKNHIRVQMIGDRSLLPDDLLETIDAAEKATQHYSEYFINVALAYGGRNEIVHAARSILDEVKRGILDPATINPDTVESHLNRGESIPPVDLIIRTGNDCRTSNFLPWLANGHESAVYFCAPYWPAFRKIDLLRAVRVYDQRMRLKESSGQRG, encoded by the coding sequence ATGCTGCGATCAAGGATTGAGCCTCTGTATGAGCGTTACCTGCGGTGGCAGGTAAAACACATACCCCGGCACATTGCCGTGATCCAGGATGGAAACCGCCGGTACGCGAGAGAACAAGGCCTTGATTCGTCGTTTGGGCATCGGCTAGGGGCAGATACCACGGAACATGTCCTCGACTGGGCGTGTGAACTTGGCGTGCGGCACATCACGCTATATACGTTCTCTACCGAGAACTTCCGGAGAGATAAGCGTGAACTCGCCGAGCTTTTTGCACTTTTCCGGGAGAAGTTCCTCGCAATCCTGACCGATAAACGGGTGCACAAAAACCATATCCGGGTCCAGATGATAGGGGACCGCTCTCTCCTCCCCGATGACCTCCTTGAGACCATCGATGCGGCGGAGAAGGCGACGCAGCACTACTCAGAATACTTCATCAACGTTGCGCTTGCCTACGGCGGCCGGAACGAGATCGTGCATGCTGCCCGGTCGATCCTCGACGAGGTCAAGCGGGGTATCCTCGATCCTGCGACCATCAATCCCGATACCGTTGAGAGCCACCTCAATCGGGGAGAATCCATACCTCCAGTCGACCTGATCATCCGGACCGGCAACGACTGCCGGACATCCAACTTCCTCCCCTGGCTCGCGAATGGTCACGAGTCTGCCGTCTACTTCTGCGCTCCCTACTGGCCGGCATTCCGAAAGATCGATCTCTTGCGGGCAGTGAGGGTCTACGATCAGCGGATGAGATTGAAGGAGAGCTCGGGCCAGCGGGGTTGA
- a CDS encoding radical SAM protein produces the protein MVLFVTGRCHRTCWYCPLSRERKGQDAIFANEQKITSPSEAIEVAESMSALGTGITGGEPLLVLDRVVEYAKRLKEHFGPEHQIHLYTGIAPDEPALRRLQGLVDEIRLHPPHESWPRILETDFARSAILARQMGFVIGIEVPALPGIGALAVALPLLDFLNINELEWGETCAAAMRERGLELADGLHNAVKGAADWVKELPDDPKVHFCSSSFKDSVQLRERLKRIAANTARPFDEVTDDGTVVYGVLEPAGDLDAILEILDEDEYAICDGRVEMAWWVLADLRAELPGKKYVIERYPNGGMVVEVTPLDAAIKD, from the coding sequence ATGGTACTCTTCGTGACCGGTCGGTGTCACCGCACCTGCTGGTACTGCCCACTCTCGCGTGAGCGAAAAGGTCAAGACGCGATCTTCGCGAACGAGCAAAAGATCACGTCGCCGTCCGAGGCGATCGAGGTGGCGGAGAGCATGAGTGCTCTTGGCACCGGGATCACCGGCGGCGAGCCGTTGCTTGTCCTCGACCGGGTGGTGGAGTACGCGAAGCGCCTTAAGGAGCATTTTGGTCCCGAGCACCAGATTCATTTATATACCGGGATCGCGCCGGACGAACCTGCGCTTCGGCGCTTGCAGGGGCTGGTTGATGAGATCCGGCTGCACCCGCCTCATGAGTCCTGGCCTCGTATTCTGGAGACAGACTTCGCCCGTTCCGCCATTCTCGCTCGTCAGATGGGCTTTGTAATCGGCATCGAGGTGCCGGCGCTTCCAGGCATTGGTGCCCTTGCCGTTGCCTTGCCGCTCCTTGACTTTCTCAACATCAATGAACTGGAGTGGGGGGAGACCTGCGCTGCTGCCATGCGGGAACGCGGGCTTGAACTTGCTGACGGGCTGCATAATGCGGTGAAGGGGGCTGCCGATTGGGTGAAGGAGCTTCCGGATGATCCAAAGGTGCATTTCTGCTCGTCGAGCTTCAAAGACTCGGTCCAGTTGCGGGAACGCTTAAAGCGAATCGCAGCGAACACTGCACGCCCGTTTGATGAGGTGACGGACGACGGGACCGTCGTATATGGGGTGCTCGAGCCGGCTGGCGATCTCGATGCGATCCTGGAGATTCTCGATGAGGATGAGTATGCAATCTGCGACGGGAGGGTTGAGATGGCATGGTGGGTGCTTGCCGATCTCCGTGCCGAGCTGCCAGGCAAGAAATATGTCATCGAGCGCTACCCTAACGGTGGCATGGTAGTGGAGGTGACGCCCCTCGATGCTGCGATCAAGGATTGA